The following are encoded together in the Pseudomonas maumuensis genome:
- a CDS encoding substrate-binding domain-containing protein: MPRLLPLLLCLLASLACAEPAQLRIQGSNTIGAALGPALVRGLLQAQGASAIERQPGTSANETTLHAVDRNGLPLRIDIAAHGTSTGFAALARGEADLAAASRPISDSEVQQLQALGNLRGAGSEQVIALDGVAVITHPDNPLAQLTTAQLAQVFAGQLQRWEQLGVPGGAIHLYARDDRSGTFETFKALVLAPHNQALAPQARRFESADALAAQVMADRQAIGFSGLGTVHQAKVLAVAEGDAPALLPSRALVASEDYPLSRRLFFYLPAHATPQAKALAEFAQSPAGQAIVADQGFVSQQIKPQPVAAQADMPPRYRALANEAQRLSVNFRFQEGSASLDNKALRDVQRVGDYLRQAGKLQGKVVLVGFGDPKETPGRAALLSRLRAMAVRRELARAGVQAKDVTGMGDELPVADNDQEQGRLRNRRVEVWVY, from the coding sequence ATGCCTCGCCTGCTTCCCCTACTGCTGTGCCTGCTTGCAAGCCTGGCTTGCGCCGAGCCCGCGCAACTGCGTATCCAGGGCTCCAACACCATCGGCGCGGCGCTTGGCCCAGCCTTGGTGCGGGGTCTGTTGCAAGCGCAGGGCGCGAGCGCCATCGAACGCCAGCCTGGTACCTCCGCCAACGAGACCACGCTTCACGCTGTTGATCGCAACGGCCTGCCCTTGCGCATCGACATCGCCGCCCACGGCACCAGCACCGGCTTCGCCGCGTTGGCCCGGGGCGAAGCGGACCTGGCCGCGGCCTCGCGACCGATCAGTGACAGCGAGGTGCAACAGTTGCAGGCCCTGGGCAACCTGCGCGGCGCGGGCTCGGAGCAGGTCATCGCCCTGGATGGCGTGGCGGTGATCACCCATCCGGACAACCCCCTCGCGCAACTGACCACCGCGCAATTGGCGCAGGTGTTTGCCGGGCAGTTGCAGCGCTGGGAACAGCTGGGCGTGCCGGGCGGGGCGATCCACCTGTATGCCCGCGATGACCGCTCCGGCACCTTCGAGACCTTCAAGGCCCTGGTGCTTGCCCCGCACAACCAGGCGCTGGCCCCACAGGCACGCCGCTTCGAGTCCGCCGATGCGCTGGCCGCCCAGGTCATGGCCGACCGCCAGGCCATCGGCTTCAGTGGCCTGGGCACGGTCCACCAGGCCAAGGTGCTGGCGGTGGCCGAGGGTGACGCGCCTGCCCTGCTCCCCAGCCGCGCCTTGGTGGCCAGCGAAGACTACCCGCTGTCGCGTCGCCTGTTCTTCTACCTGCCCGCCCACGCCACGCCCCAGGCCAAGGCCCTGGCGGAGTTCGCCCAAAGTCCCGCCGGACAGGCGATCGTCGCCGACCAGGGGTTCGTCTCCCAGCAGATCAAGCCACAGCCGGTAGCGGCCCAGGCCGACATGCCGCCGCGCTACCGGGCACTGGCCAACGAAGCGCAACGCCTGAGCGTCAACTTCCGCTTTCAGGAAGGCAGCGCCAGCCTCGACAACAAGGCCCTGCGCGATGTGCAACGGGTCGGCGACTACCTGCGCCAGGCCGGCAAGCTGCAGGGCAAAGTGGTGCTGGTGGGTTTCGGCGACCCCAAGGAGACGCCGGGGCGCGCCGCCCTGCTGTCGCGGCTGCGGGCCATGGCAGTGCGTCGCGAACTGGCCCGGGCCGGGGTGCAGGCCAAGGACGTGACGGGCATGGGCGACGAACTGCCAGTGGCCGACAACGACCAGGAACAGGGACGTCTGCGCAACCGCCGGGTCGAGGTCTGGGTGTACTGA
- a CDS encoding ATP-binding protein, translating to MIRRLLGRDTLRKRIALTIFVALLASLAFNALFVQLAGSWARPPIDRTGLLEQIAVTTRVIERAPPALRSQLAQAASTPTLEVTWSTQRSDFGLPGPGVQLTSGQVPAMGQLLGPARVIEVYNPDDWPKGSPEAHYVALVALADDSWLLFVPPERSWGLSVTARLAVVIGLGLVATLLVAWLATRQLAAPLQRFASAARRFGGDLQAPPIDIEGPEEIRQAIIAFNTMQAQIQHFIRERTHMLAAISHDLRAPLTRLRLRSEFMADLDHKHKLIRDVEEMQSMINEALAFFREGTQLEQRTAYDLSELLQTLVDDYRDQQLAVTFKGPAHLVHDGRPLATKRVIVNLLENAMKYARDPHITLSHTAHLIVIEVCDRGPGIPEEALLRVFDPFYRLEGSRNRDTGGVGLGLSAARASVREQGGELTLRNRNGGGLVARVELPDGR from the coding sequence ATGATTCGTCGCCTGCTGGGCCGCGATACCTTGCGCAAACGGATCGCCCTGACCATCTTCGTCGCGTTGCTGGCTTCGCTGGCGTTCAACGCCTTGTTCGTCCAACTGGCGGGTAGCTGGGCGCGCCCACCCATCGACCGCACCGGGCTGCTCGAGCAGATCGCCGTGACCACGCGGGTGATCGAGCGCGCACCGCCGGCGCTGCGCAGCCAACTGGCCCAGGCAGCGAGCACGCCGACCCTGGAGGTGACCTGGAGCACCCAGCGCAGCGATTTCGGCCTGCCCGGTCCTGGCGTGCAGCTTACCTCCGGCCAGGTGCCGGCGATGGGGCAGTTGCTGGGGCCGGCACGCGTCATCGAGGTCTACAACCCCGACGACTGGCCCAAGGGCAGCCCCGAGGCCCACTACGTGGCGCTGGTCGCCCTGGCTGATGACAGCTGGTTGTTGTTCGTGCCGCCGGAGCGCAGCTGGGGCCTGAGCGTAACGGCGCGCCTAGCGGTGGTCATCGGCCTGGGGCTGGTGGCGACCTTGTTGGTGGCCTGGCTCGCCACCCGCCAGCTGGCCGCGCCCTTGCAGCGTTTTGCCAGCGCGGCGCGACGTTTCGGTGGCGACCTGCAGGCCCCTCCCATCGACATCGAAGGGCCCGAGGAGATCCGCCAGGCGATCATCGCCTTCAACACCATGCAGGCGCAGATCCAGCACTTCATTCGCGAGCGTACCCACATGCTGGCGGCCATCTCCCACGATCTGCGCGCCCCGCTGACACGCCTGCGCCTGCGCAGCGAGTTCATGGCGGACCTGGACCACAAGCACAAGCTGATCCGCGATGTGGAAGAGATGCAGAGCATGATCAACGAGGCCCTGGCGTTCTTCCGCGAAGGCACGCAGCTTGAGCAGCGCACGGCCTACGACCTGTCGGAGCTGTTGCAGACCCTGGTCGACGACTACCGCGACCAGCAGCTCGCCGTCACCTTCAAGGGGCCGGCGCACCTGGTGCATGACGGCCGCCCGCTGGCGACCAAGCGGGTGATCGTCAACCTGCTGGAAAATGCCATGAAGTATGCCCGTGACCCGCATATCACCCTGAGCCATACCGCGCACCTGATCGTCATCGAAGTCTGCGACCGCGGGCCGGGCATTCCCGAAGAGGCTCTGCTGCGGGTGTTCGACCCGTTCTACCGGCTGGAGGGGTCGCGCAACCGCGACACCGGCGGCGTTGGCCTCGGGCTCTCGGCGGCCCGTGCCAGCGTGCGCGAACAAGGCGGCGAGCTGACCCTGCGCAATCGCAACGGCGGCGGACTGGTGGCTCGGGTCGAATTGCCCGACGGGCGTTGA
- a CDS encoding response regulator, with product MVLDTPFFRTCTTVSRLLIVDDDVEILALLKQFFVQQGYEVDLAAEGQAMWAAIERQCPDAIILDLMLPGEGGLSLCQKLRAQVGVPVIMLTAMAELSDRIIGLELGADDYLTKPFDPRELLARLRAVQRRAGEQAPRGEAARPVIGFAGWHLDVTCRELRSPEQVMIPLSGAEFDLLVVFLEHPQRILTREQLIDLTRGQGHDAYDRSIDVQVSRLRRKIEPDSKRPDLIRTVRNGGYLFSAKVTRS from the coding sequence ATGGTTTTAGATACGCCTTTTTTCCGGACCTGTACCACCGTGAGCAGACTGCTGATCGTCGATGACGATGTGGAAATCCTCGCCCTGCTGAAGCAGTTCTTCGTCCAGCAGGGCTACGAGGTGGACCTGGCCGCCGAAGGCCAGGCGATGTGGGCGGCCATCGAGCGCCAGTGCCCGGACGCGATCATCCTTGACCTGATGCTGCCGGGCGAAGGCGGCCTGAGCCTGTGCCAGAAACTGCGTGCGCAGGTCGGGGTGCCGGTCATCATGCTTACCGCCATGGCCGAGCTGAGCGACCGCATCATCGGCCTGGAACTGGGCGCCGACGACTACCTGACCAAGCCTTTCGACCCGCGCGAACTGCTGGCCCGCCTGCGTGCCGTGCAACGTCGCGCCGGCGAGCAGGCCCCGCGCGGCGAGGCGGCCAGGCCGGTGATCGGTTTCGCCGGCTGGCACCTGGACGTCACCTGCCGCGAGCTGCGTTCGCCCGAGCAGGTGATGATCCCGCTGTCCGGCGCCGAGTTCGACCTGCTGGTGGTGTTTCTCGAACATCCCCAGCGCATCCTCACCCGCGAGCAATTGATCGACCTGACCCGTGGCCAGGGCCATGACGCCTACGACCGCAGCATCGATGTGCAGGTCAGCCGGCTGCGGCGCAAGATCGAGCCCGACAGCAAGCGCCCGGACCTGATCCGCACCGTGCGCAATGGCGGTTACCTGTTCAGCGCCAAGGTCACTCGCTCATGA
- a CDS encoding DUF3313 domain-containing protein encodes MSRRHLLTVMLTTTLSLSACSSNKPAQAGFLKDYGLLTPHQAPSGGTVLSWADPKWPRGRYIEVYLAPSRFYPAPEPSPRIPQATLASITHYYDAVLRKEIGKVMKVVDTPGPNTLVVRPAITHISADAQPLRFYEWLPITLVAAGVSSAVGLRDRDSEIATELSFEAGTGGRVVGEAMLAGTGVPLENDRQVMTAANVKAVLDGWGVDLRQAYAAPLR; translated from the coding sequence ATGAGTCGCCGGCATCTGCTGACGGTCATGCTGACCACCACCCTGAGCCTGTCGGCATGCAGCAGCAACAAGCCGGCACAGGCCGGGTTTCTCAAGGACTACGGCCTGCTCACCCCGCACCAGGCGCCGTCTGGCGGTACCGTGCTGAGCTGGGCCGACCCCAAGTGGCCACGGGGGCGCTATATCGAGGTCTACCTGGCGCCGAGCCGCTTCTACCCGGCACCCGAGCCGAGCCCGCGCATTCCCCAGGCTACTCTCGCCTCGATCACCCACTATTACGACGCGGTACTGCGCAAGGAAATCGGCAAGGTGATGAAGGTGGTGGACACCCCCGGCCCGAACACGCTGGTGGTCAGGCCGGCCATCACCCACATCAGCGCCGACGCACAACCCTTGCGGTTCTACGAATGGCTGCCGATCACCCTGGTCGCGGCTGGAGTGAGCAGTGCCGTGGGGCTGCGCGACCGGGACAGTGAGATCGCCACCGAATTGTCGTTCGAAGCCGGCACAGGCGGGCGAGTGGTGGGCGAGGCGATGCTCGCAGGCACTGGCGTGCCGCTTGAGAACGACCGCCAGGTGATGACGGCCGCCAACGTCAAGGCCGTGCTCGATGGTTGGGGCGTCGACCTGCGCCAGGCGTATGCGGCGCCCCTCAGATAA
- a CDS encoding NAD(P)-dependent alcohol dehydrogenase, which translates to MYTAIGYAAQSPTSPLAPMSFQRRSPRADDVAIEILYCGVCHSDIHQARNEWGIAVYPLMPGHEIVGRVTAVGAQVSRYQVGDLVGVGCMVDACRHCEACRQGVEQYCLEGPTMTYATPDRVDGSNTMGGYSSSIVVSEDFVLRMPQGLDLASAAPILCAGITTYSPLKHHGVGPGHKVGVLGMGGLGHMGIKFAKALGAHVTLFTRSAAKAEEARRQGADEVIVSTDAEQMRAAAGRFDFLLDTIPVQHDLNPYLETLRFDGVHILVGLIEPVDPPLHAANLVMKRRVLAGSLIGGIAETQEVLDFCAEHGISCDIEMLDIRNINQAYERMIAGDVKYRFVIDMATLKA; encoded by the coding sequence ATGTACACCGCTATCGGCTACGCCGCCCAGTCCCCCACCAGCCCCCTGGCCCCCATGAGCTTCCAGCGCCGCAGCCCGCGGGCCGACGATGTCGCCATCGAGATCCTCTACTGTGGCGTGTGCCATTCCGATATCCATCAGGCCCGCAACGAGTGGGGCATCGCCGTCTACCCGCTGATGCCGGGTCACGAGATCGTCGGTCGGGTCACCGCGGTCGGCGCGCAGGTCAGCCGCTACCAGGTGGGCGATCTGGTCGGTGTCGGCTGCATGGTCGATGCCTGCCGTCACTGCGAAGCCTGCCGCCAGGGCGTCGAGCAATACTGCCTGGAAGGCCCGACCATGACCTACGCCACCCCCGACCGGGTCGATGGCAGCAATACCATGGGCGGCTACTCGAGCAGCATCGTGGTCAGCGAGGATTTCGTCCTGCGCATGCCTCAAGGCCTCGATCTGGCCAGCGCGGCGCCGATCCTCTGCGCCGGCATCACCACCTACTCGCCGCTCAAGCACCATGGCGTCGGCCCGGGGCACAAGGTCGGCGTGCTGGGCATGGGTGGGCTGGGCCACATGGGCATCAAGTTCGCCAAGGCCCTGGGGGCGCATGTCACGCTGTTCACCCGCTCCGCTGCCAAGGCCGAGGAGGCCCGGCGCCAGGGTGCCGATGAAGTGATCGTGTCCACCGACGCCGAACAGATGCGCGCCGCAGCCGGTCGGTTCGACTTCCTGCTCGACACCATCCCGGTTCAGCACGACCTCAATCCCTACCTCGAGACGTTAAGGTTCGACGGTGTGCATATCCTGGTCGGCTTGATCGAGCCGGTCGACCCGCCGCTGCATGCGGCCAACCTGGTGATGAAGCGCCGGGTGCTGGCCGGCTCGCTGATCGGCGGTATCGCCGAAACCCAGGAGGTGCTCGACTTCTGCGCCGAGCACGGGATCAGCTGCGATATCGAGATGCTCGACATCCGCAACATCAACCAGGCCTACGAGCGGATGATCGCCGGCGATGTGAAGTACCGCTTCGTCATCGACATGGCCACCTTGAAGGCCTGA
- a CDS encoding AraC family transcriptional regulator, producing the protein MHLTCHVDANATLCSLIRTLATRPGFVPTALPQVQVLTWDHYVASSPQIYEPSLIIVAQGSKLARLGPRTLEYGAGHYLVQALSVPFLCETFATPQAPLLGVAVDIDRAMLGELVQAMNLGPDVAVQAQTPQSMASAALDTAMRESVERLLQCLQDPLDARVLGPARVREVLYTALRGPQAGVLRALVEQQGHFARIASALAYLREHYAEPLGVDELASRANMSVSTFHEHFKRCTDLAPMQYLKRLRLLKAQQMLIGEGLGVAQVAHRVGYQSTSQFSREYKRQFARSPGEEQTYQSLPA; encoded by the coding sequence ATGCACCTGACCTGCCACGTGGATGCCAATGCCACGCTTTGCTCACTGATCCGCACCCTCGCCACGCGCCCGGGGTTCGTGCCCACTGCCCTGCCCCAGGTCCAGGTGCTGACCTGGGACCATTACGTCGCCAGCAGCCCGCAGATCTACGAACCCAGCCTGATCATCGTCGCCCAGGGCAGCAAGCTGGCGCGCCTGGGCCCGCGCACCCTGGAGTACGGCGCCGGGCATTACCTGGTGCAGGCGCTGTCGGTGCCCTTCCTCTGCGAGACCTTCGCCACCCCCCAGGCGCCCCTGCTGGGTGTGGCGGTGGACATCGACCGCGCCATGCTCGGCGAGCTGGTGCAGGCCATGAACCTGGGGCCGGATGTGGCGGTCCAGGCACAGACGCCGCAGTCGATGGCCTCGGCGGCGCTGGACACGGCCATGCGCGAAAGCGTCGAACGCTTGCTGCAGTGCCTGCAGGATCCCCTGGACGCCAGGGTGCTGGGGCCGGCGCGGGTACGCGAGGTGCTCTACACCGCGCTGCGCGGCCCCCAGGCCGGCGTGCTGCGGGCGCTGGTCGAACAACAGGGGCACTTCGCCCGGATCGCCTCGGCCCTGGCCTACCTGCGCGAGCACTACGCCGAGCCGCTGGGCGTAGATGAACTGGCCAGCCGGGCGAACATGAGCGTGTCGACCTTCCATGAGCACTTCAAGCGCTGCACCGACCTTGCACCGATGCAGTACCTCAAGCGCCTGCGCCTGCTCAAGGCACAACAGATGCTGATCGGCGAAGGCCTGGGCGTGGCTCAGGTGGCGCATCGGGTCGGCTACCAGAGCACCTCGCAATTCAGCCGCGAGTACAAGCGCCAGTTCGCCCGCAGCCCGGGCGAGGAGCAGACGTACCAGAGCCTGCCGGCTTGA
- a CDS encoding TetR/AcrR family transcriptional regulator: MSSEEKTAPRKRLSREERRRQLLDVAWRLVREEGTDALSLGRLAEQAGVTKPVVYDHFETRNGLLLALYQEYDARQTAMLDTALAGCPVDLPGRAWVIAEAYVDCVATQGREIPGVSAALAGSPELEALKRGYDGPFMDKCREALAPFAPGGDIGVAGLWVLVGAADALSLAAAAGELAAEAAKLELQATIVAMVLRQ, from the coding sequence ATGTCAAGCGAGGAAAAGACCGCGCCGCGCAAACGCCTGTCCCGCGAGGAGCGTCGCCGGCAACTGTTGGATGTGGCCTGGCGGTTGGTGCGTGAGGAAGGCACCGATGCCCTTAGCCTGGGGCGCCTGGCCGAGCAAGCCGGGGTGACCAAGCCGGTGGTGTATGACCACTTCGAAACCCGCAATGGCTTGTTGCTGGCGCTGTACCAGGAGTACGACGCGCGCCAGACGGCGATGCTCGACACGGCCCTGGCCGGATGCCCGGTGGACCTGCCGGGGCGGGCCTGGGTGATCGCCGAGGCCTATGTGGACTGTGTGGCGACCCAAGGACGCGAGATCCCCGGTGTCAGCGCGGCATTGGCCGGTTCGCCGGAGCTCGAGGCGCTCAAGCGCGGCTATGACGGGCCCTTCATGGACAAATGTCGGGAGGCCTTGGCGCCGTTCGCGCCGGGCGGTGATATCGGCGTGGCCGGCCTGTGGGTGCTGGTGGGGGCGGCGGATGCGCTGTCCCTGGCGGCGGCGGCCGGTGAATTGGCCGCCGAGGCCGCCAAGCTGGAATTGCAGGCGACCATCGTGGCGATGGTCCTGCGTCAGTAG
- a CDS encoding NAD(P)H-dependent oxidoreductase, which produces MHALIVIGHHDTESLTHALAQQVAEGLRAAGHTSEFADLAREGFDPRFSLADHAVHRRLAPPPADVLAEQARIERADTVVLVYPIYWWSLPALLKGWVERVFSNGWAFYQAADGSTTKRLHGLTAHLIGVAGADAGTFERHGYGEAMRVQIEHGIFDYCGAQVLSSTLLDDSEGQDPARHLRAARALGEGLFTREERREPASVE; this is translated from the coding sequence ATGCATGCCCTGATCGTCATCGGTCACCACGACACCGAGTCCCTTACCCATGCCCTTGCCCAACAGGTTGCCGAAGGGTTGCGCGCGGCCGGTCACACCAGCGAGTTCGCCGACCTGGCCCGGGAAGGTTTCGACCCCCGTTTCAGCCTGGCCGACCACGCCGTACACCGTCGCCTGGCGCCGCCGCCGGCCGATGTGCTGGCCGAGCAGGCGCGTATCGAACGCGCCGACACCGTGGTGCTGGTCTATCCCATCTACTGGTGGTCGCTCCCGGCCCTGCTCAAGGGCTGGGTCGAACGTGTATTCAGCAACGGCTGGGCGTTCTACCAGGCTGCGGACGGCAGCACCACCAAGCGCCTGCACGGCTTGACCGCGCACCTGATCGGCGTTGCCGGGGCCGATGCCGGCACCTTCGAGCGCCACGGCTACGGCGAGGCCATGCGCGTGCAGATCGAGCACGGCATCTTCGATTACTGCGGCGCTCAAGTGTTGAGTTCGACGTTGCTGGACGACAGCGAAGGACAGGATCCGGCACGGCATCTGCGCGCCGCACGCGCCTTGGGGGAGGGGTTGTTCACTCGCGAGGAACGGCGCGAGCCGGCAAGCGTGGAATGA
- a CDS encoding I78 family peptidase inhibitor, whose protein sequence is MFRTRASLATLLVATVLAGCSTGGSSGSNSAPAAAAGNDGRCEASGADFAIGKPASAELLEQARKASGSQMARILKPHDVITLEYRSERLNLNVDDKGVVTRVNCG, encoded by the coding sequence ATGTTCCGTACCCGCGCTTCCCTGGCGACCCTGCTGGTGGCTACCGTCCTCGCAGGTTGCAGCACCGGTGGCTCTTCGGGCAGCAACAGTGCCCCCGCCGCCGCGGCCGGCAACGATGGCCGCTGCGAAGCCAGTGGCGCCGATTTTGCCATCGGCAAGCCGGCCAGCGCCGAGCTGCTCGAGCAGGCGCGCAAGGCCAGCGGCTCGCAGATGGCACGCATCCTCAAGCCGCACGATGTGATCACCCTGGAATACCGCTCCGAGCGGTTGAACCTGAATGTCGATGACAAGGGTGTGGTGACCCGCGTCAACTGCGGCTGA
- a CDS encoding nucleoside hydrolase — protein MSLKNLLQGAVLMSALAATSLMAAPRDLIIDTDPGADDVVALLLAMASPEELKIRAITTVAGNVRLEKTSRNARLAREWAGREEIPVYAGAGRPMVRTPIYAANVHGEEGLTGVQVHEPKKPLAQGNAVQYLIDTLSTAEPHSITVAMLGPQTNLALALIQKPEIVNGIKEVVVMGGAHFNGGNITPAAEFNLFADPHAAEVVLASGVKLTYLPLDVTHKVLTSDARLKQLAAVNNNASKLVVDILNAYIKFDMDNYGMPGGPVHDASVIAYLLKPELFKGRQVHMVVDSREGPTFGQTIADWYGVLKQPANVLWIEEGDAQGFFDLLSARLARLK, from the coding sequence ATGTCCCTCAAGAACCTGCTCCAAGGAGCCGTCCTCATGTCCGCGCTGGCCGCGACTTCCCTCATGGCCGCGCCCCGCGACCTGATCATCGACACCGACCCCGGCGCCGACGACGTCGTCGCCCTGCTGCTGGCCATGGCCTCGCCCGAGGAACTGAAGATCCGCGCCATCACCACCGTGGCCGGCAACGTGCGCCTGGAGAAGACCTCGCGCAACGCCCGCCTGGCCCGTGAGTGGGCTGGCCGCGAAGAGATCCCGGTGTACGCCGGGGCAGGGCGGCCGATGGTGCGCACGCCGATCTACGCCGCCAACGTCCACGGCGAGGAAGGCCTGACCGGCGTCCAGGTCCACGAGCCGAAAAAGCCGCTGGCCCAGGGCAACGCCGTGCAGTACCTGATCGACACCCTGAGCACCGCCGAGCCTCACAGCATCACCGTCGCCATGCTCGGCCCGCAGACCAACCTGGCCCTGGCATTGATCCAGAAGCCGGAGATCGTCAACGGTATCAAGGAAGTGGTGGTGATGGGCGGCGCCCACTTCAACGGCGGCAACATCACCCCGGCGGCGGAGTTCAACCTGTTCGCCGACCCCCACGCCGCAGAGGTGGTGCTGGCCAGTGGCGTGAAGCTCACCTACCTGCCGCTGGACGTCACCCACAAGGTGCTCACCAGTGACGCGCGCCTCAAGCAGCTCGCCGCGGTCAACAACAACGCCAGCAAGCTGGTGGTGGACATTCTCAACGCCTACATCAAGTTCGACATGGACAATTACGGCATGCCCGGCGGCCCGGTACACGATGCCAGCGTCATCGCCTACCTGCTCAAGCCCGAGCTGTTCAAGGGGCGCCAGGTACACATGGTGGTCGACAGCCGCGAAGGCCCGACCTTCGGCCAGACCATTGCCGACTGGTACGGCGTGCTCAAGCAGCCGGCCAATGTGCTGTGGATCGAGGAGGGCGATGCCCAGGGCTTCTTCGACCTGCTCAGCGCCCGCCTGGCCCGATTGAAATAG
- the rbsD gene encoding D-ribose pyranase, with product MKKTALLNIALSRSIAGLGHGDILVIGDAGLPVPPGVELIDLALTPGIPDFASVLRVVLSEMQVERHVLADEVFKAQPPALAEVERLHAGGELGQRQVLSHADFKTLCHQARAVVRTGECKPYSNIALVAGVTF from the coding sequence ATGAAAAAGACGGCGCTGCTGAATATCGCCCTGTCGCGCAGCATTGCCGGGCTTGGCCATGGCGACATCCTGGTGATTGGTGACGCCGGTCTGCCGGTGCCGCCGGGGGTGGAACTGATCGACCTGGCGCTGACGCCCGGCATCCCGGATTTCGCCAGTGTGCTGCGTGTGGTGCTGAGCGAGATGCAGGTGGAGCGGCATGTGCTGGCTGATGAAGTGTTCAAGGCCCAGCCGCCGGCGTTGGCCGAGGTCGAGCGCTTGCATGCGGGCGGTGAGCTGGGCCAGCGCCAGGTGCTGAGCCACGCCGACTTCAAGACCCTGTGTCACCAGGCCCGGGCCGTGGTGCGCACGGGGGAGTGCAAGCCCTACAGCAATATTGCCCTGGTGGCAGGCGTGACTTTCTAG
- the rbsK gene encoding ribokinase, which translates to MDAKVVVVGSLNMDLVARAQRLPRGGETLSGDSFFTAPGGKGANQAVAVARLGASVAMVGNVGDDAYGQQLRQALLTEGIDCQGVGVCPGVSSGVALIVVDAASQNAIVVIPGGNGLLSPESVSRFDTLLQRAEVIICQLEVPSATVAWTLARGRELGRTVILNPAPASGPLPAEWYAFIDYLIPNESEAEALAGVRVNDQDSARRAAERLRQLGAGKVIVTLGGDGALLVDAAGSRHFPAPRVQPVDTTAAGDTFVGGFAAGLARGLSEDEAIAFGQRAAAVSVTRVGAQPSIPLLKELAP; encoded by the coding sequence ATGGATGCCAAGGTGGTAGTGGTCGGCAGCCTCAACATGGACCTGGTGGCCCGCGCCCAACGCCTGCCCCGGGGAGGCGAGACCCTGAGCGGCGACAGCTTCTTCACCGCGCCCGGCGGCAAGGGCGCCAACCAGGCCGTGGCCGTGGCCCGGCTGGGCGCCAGCGTGGCGATGGTCGGCAACGTCGGCGACGACGCCTACGGTCAGCAACTGCGCCAGGCGCTGCTGACCGAGGGCATCGATTGCCAGGGTGTGGGCGTGTGCCCGGGCGTGTCCAGCGGCGTGGCGCTGATCGTGGTGGATGCCGCCAGTCAGAACGCCATCGTCGTCATCCCCGGTGGCAACGGCCTGCTCAGCCCAGAGTCGGTGAGCCGTTTCGATACGCTGCTGCAGCGCGCCGAAGTGATCATCTGCCAACTGGAAGTGCCGAGCGCCACCGTGGCCTGGACCCTGGCCCGTGGCCGCGAGCTGGGCCGCACGGTGATCCTCAACCCGGCGCCGGCCAGCGGGCCGCTGCCGGCGGAGTGGTATGCCTTCATCGACTACCTGATTCCCAACGAAAGCGAGGCCGAGGCCCTGGCCGGGGTGCGGGTCAACGACCAGGACAGTGCCCGTCGAGCGGCCGAGCGCTTGCGCCAGCTGGGGGCGGGGAAGGTGATCGTCACCCTTGGCGGCGACGGTGCATTGCTGGTCGATGCCGCCGGTAGCCGGCATTTCCCGGCCCCGCGGGTGCAGCCGGTGGATACCACGGCGGCCGGCGATACCTTTGTCGGCGGTTTTGCCGCCGGCCTGGCGCGGGGCTTGTCGGAGGACGAGGCGATCGCCTTCGGTCAGCGCGCCGCCGCTGTGTCGGTAACCCGTGTGGGCGCGCAGCCTTCGATCCCCCTGTTGAAGGAGTTGGCGCCATGA